The proteins below are encoded in one region of Clostridium estertheticum:
- a CDS encoding GDP-mannose 4,6-dehydratase codes for MNNSILVTGGAGFIGSNLCDYLLKNNNKIIIVDNFNDFYNPLIKRNNITKIQNLMKINNITDDNLIIKEGDIRDTIFLTKIFSLYKIDIVIHLAAMAGVRPSIINPFLYNEVNMAGTLNLLDLCNKYKINKFIFASSSSVYGNNEKLPFTESDSVDSPISPYGATKKSGELLCHVYSHLYGFNIACLRFFTVYGPRQRPDLAIYKFTESILKGNEISIFGDGTTKRDYTYIDDIVQGIDKAITWTIKGNNKYEIFNLGDSTTIMLKYMIERIEIELGTKAIIKYLPMQPGDVNITYANISKSKEILGYNPITNFDYGIHKFVKWFKTIPLY; via the coding sequence TTGAATAATTCAATTTTAGTAACTGGAGGAGCAGGCTTTATTGGTTCAAACCTCTGTGATTATTTATTAAAAAACAATAATAAAATAATTATTGTCGATAATTTTAATGACTTCTATAATCCTTTGATAAAAAGAAATAATATCACTAAGATACAAAATTTAATGAAAATCAACAATATTACTGATGATAATTTAATAATAAAAGAAGGCGATATCCGAGATACAATTTTTTTGACAAAAATATTTAGTTTATACAAAATAGATATAGTAATTCACCTTGCAGCCATGGCTGGTGTTCGCCCGTCTATCATAAACCCATTTTTATATAACGAAGTAAACATGGCTGGTACACTAAACTTATTAGACTTATGTAATAAATATAAGATAAATAAATTTATATTTGCCTCCTCTTCATCTGTATATGGAAATAACGAAAAACTTCCCTTCACTGAGTCAGACTCTGTAGATTCACCAATCTCACCTTACGGGGCCACTAAGAAATCTGGTGAACTATTATGTCATGTTTATAGCCATCTATATGGGTTTAATATAGCTTGCCTTAGATTTTTCACTGTATATGGTCCAAGACAGAGACCTGATTTAGCTATCTATAAATTTACAGAATCTATTTTAAAAGGAAATGAAATTTCTATTTTCGGAGATGGCACTACAAAACGAGACTACACCTATATAGATGATATAGTTCAAGGCATAGATAAAGCCATAACATGGACAATTAAAGGCAATAATAAGTATGAAATATTTAATTTAGGCGATTCTACTACTATCATGCTTAAGTATATGATAGAACGAATAGAAATCGAACTTGGTACTAAAGCAATTATTAAATATTTGCCTATGCAACCTGGTGATGTGAATATAACTTATGCTAATATTTCTAAATCGAAAGAAATTTTAGGTTATAATCCAATAACAAATTTTGATTATGGAATTCACAAATTTGTAAAATGGTTTAAAACTATCCCATTATATTAA
- a CDS encoding glycosyltransferase family 4 protein, translated as MKIAIICTEKLTFPPINGGAVQMYLEGALPMLSKLHEITVFSIQDPNLPNRAFENNVKYIRLPARTSDEYVLGVKKFLTNDFDLVHVFNRPRWVPFLSKGLTCAFSLSLHNEMFGHNKISNELASACINRVSFITTVSGFIANGVKELYPFAKEKLHPVYSAVDCNLYKPVCNNDVKDSSRNILREKYGLKDYKTILYVGRLTPKKGTHIVLDAMNSVMESHPNTALMIVGSKWYGGNQPTDYVKLLKRISKELKGPVIFTGFLSPYEIPKYYSIGDIFVNLSQWREPLARVHYEAMAAGLPIITTNRGGNAEVMEDGINGFIINGNDCENPRVLEKNILRLLDNKDLCLELGANGRKLAEEKYNFNRLANDLLKLFDNIK; from the coding sequence TTGAAAATAGCAATAATTTGTACGGAAAAGCTTACCTTTCCCCCTATTAATGGTGGCGCTGTTCAAATGTATCTTGAAGGTGCCTTGCCTATGTTATCAAAACTCCATGAAATAACTGTGTTTAGTATACAAGATCCTAATCTACCTAACAGGGCTTTCGAAAATAATGTAAAATATATACGATTACCTGCACGCACTAGTGATGAGTACGTACTTGGTGTAAAAAAGTTTCTTACAAATGACTTTGATTTAGTTCATGTATTTAATAGACCTCGCTGGGTCCCCTTCTTAAGTAAAGGCTTAACTTGCGCTTTTAGCTTAAGCCTTCATAATGAAATGTTTGGCCATAATAAAATTAGTAATGAATTAGCAAGTGCCTGCATTAATAGGGTAAGCTTTATCACCACTGTAAGCGGCTTTATTGCAAATGGAGTAAAAGAATTGTATCCATTTGCCAAAGAAAAACTTCATCCCGTATATTCTGCAGTAGATTGCAATTTATATAAACCAGTTTGTAATAATGATGTTAAGGATTCTAGTAGAAATATACTTCGAGAGAAATATGGTCTTAAGGATTATAAAACAATATTATATGTAGGTAGATTAACTCCAAAAAAAGGTACTCATATAGTACTCGATGCTATGAATTCTGTTATGGAGTCACACCCAAATACTGCCCTAATGATTGTTGGTAGCAAATGGTATGGTGGAAATCAACCTACTGATTATGTTAAATTATTAAAACGCATATCAAAAGAACTAAAAGGACCAGTTATTTTTACAGGTTTCCTAAGTCCTTACGAAATTCCTAAATATTATAGCATCGGAGATATTTTTGTTAATTTGTCACAATGGAGAGAGCCCTTAGCACGAGTTCACTATGAAGCTATGGCAGCAGGACTTCCTATTATAACTACTAATCGTGGTGGTAATGCAGAAGTAATGGAAGATGGTATAAATGGCTTTATAATTAATGGTAATGATTGTGAAAACCCAAGGGTTCTTGAAAAAAATATACTTCGTCTTCTAGATAATAAAGATCTATGCCTCGAGCTAGGGGCTAATGGTCGAAAACTAGCTGAGGAAAAATATAATTTTAATAGACTTGCTAATGATTTATTAAAACTTTTTGATAATATTAAATAA
- a CDS encoding CotS family spore coat protein: MDNESNNYLSLGSKVLLAYDIKPLNLKMLQSKGLKTLWKLTYKNTPLCLKRLNQTMEEALFSVNAQIYIFNNGGMVPRVYPNAEGNFITEYNGQLFVLYSWVNGRDMNLENPKDLPLALQSLSKFHITSIGYVPPINSKTSSKLGNWPKQYTSMKNRMLKIKEICIQNPNNANYSSFVDHIDPIIEICDKTINLINSSSYSDLCSINQKESCLCHQDFGTGNVMLIDGKGIVIDLDSVTYDLPSRDLRKIIGKRMMQFNDYSINNIETILKFYEINNILSPEHREVLKIDLMFPHWFFGLIKSIHKSDKSISAQRISAISSFEQNKFSTLQKWL; the protein is encoded by the coding sequence TTGGATAACGAATCAAATAACTATTTATCACTTGGTAGTAAAGTTCTTTTAGCGTACGATATAAAACCTTTGAATTTAAAAATGCTTCAAAGTAAAGGTTTGAAAACATTATGGAAATTAACTTACAAAAATACACCCCTATGCCTTAAAAGATTAAATCAAACTATGGAAGAGGCTCTTTTCTCGGTTAATGCACAGATATATATATTTAACAATGGTGGCATGGTACCCAGGGTCTATCCTAATGCTGAGGGTAATTTTATAACTGAATATAACGGACAGTTATTTGTATTATACAGTTGGGTCAACGGGCGCGATATGAATTTAGAAAACCCTAAAGATTTACCCTTAGCATTACAGTCATTATCAAAATTTCACATAACCTCCATTGGATATGTGCCGCCAATTAATTCTAAAACATCCTCTAAACTTGGGAACTGGCCAAAACAATATACATCTATGAAAAATAGAATGTTAAAGATAAAAGAAATTTGTATACAAAATCCTAATAATGCAAATTATTCGAGCTTTGTAGATCATATAGATCCAATCATAGAAATTTGCGATAAAACAATTAATCTAATTAATAGTTCTTCTTATAGTGATTTATGTAGCATTAATCAAAAAGAGTCTTGTTTATGTCATCAGGATTTTGGCACCGGAAACGTAATGCTAATAGACGGCAAAGGCATAGTTATAGATTTGGATAGTGTTACCTACGACTTACCTTCTCGAGATTTAAGAAAGATTATCGGGAAAAGAATGATGCAATTTAATGATTACAGTATAAATAACATTGAAACTATATTAAAATTCTATGAAATAAATAATATTCTTTCACCAGAACACAGAGAAGTTTTAAAAATCGACTTAATGTTCCCTCATTGGTTCTTTGGTTTAATAAAAAGTATACACAAAAGTGATAAATCAATAAGTGCTCAAAGAATTTCTGCAATTTCTAGCTTCGAACAAAATAAATTTTCTACGCTTCAAAAATGGCTTTAA
- a CDS encoding CotS family spore coat protein, giving the protein MEQENINLILSQYNINIVDIKQQSDKGKKAIWWIKTTDGDKVLKKHSCSSKTLEFILSAVEHLKNREVNLSNIIKTKNNNNYIKGVNCCYVLSDAIIGNTPNEDKPQELKMIVEALATFHYASRGFEFPDDCKPRLHLGLQKEEFEGQMIKLKGFYDTEMSIPKHSEFGQIIISQFPYFYKRMQLAIAENKKSGYSRWALETKNTNCLCHQDFTASNLILTSSKEIFVLDIDSITIDLPTRDIRKFLNKIMKKEGQWDLKLTSQILQWYNAINPLEHWKWQVLKEALIFPHLFVGIMSKYYEKREISWPEARYIERLKGMIKIEKSIEPILQDFERIIPS; this is encoded by the coding sequence ATGGAACAAGAAAATATAAATTTAATATTATCTCAATATAATATTAATATTGTTGATATAAAACAACAATCCGATAAAGGTAAAAAGGCCATCTGGTGGATAAAAACTACTGATGGTGATAAAGTCTTAAAAAAACACTCCTGCTCATCTAAAACCCTCGAATTCATACTCTCAGCTGTTGAGCACTTAAAAAATAGAGAGGTTAACTTATCTAATATTATTAAAACAAAAAACAATAATAATTATATAAAAGGAGTTAATTGCTGTTACGTTTTAAGTGATGCTATTATTGGCAATACCCCAAATGAGGACAAACCTCAAGAATTAAAAATGATAGTCGAAGCGCTAGCTACGTTCCATTACGCCTCTAGAGGTTTTGAATTTCCTGATGATTGCAAGCCAAGGTTACATCTAGGTCTTCAAAAGGAAGAGTTTGAAGGTCAAATGATTAAATTAAAAGGTTTTTATGATACCGAAATGTCTATTCCTAAACATTCAGAATTCGGACAAATTATTATATCACAGTTTCCTTATTTTTATAAAAGAATGCAATTAGCAATAGCTGAAAATAAGAAATCAGGATATTCCAGATGGGCCCTTGAGACTAAAAATACAAATTGCCTTTGTCATCAAGATTTTACTGCTAGTAATCTTATTCTTACTAGTTCTAAAGAAATATTTGTTTTAGATATAGATTCTATTACTATAGATTTACCTACTAGAGACATAAGAAAATTTTTAAATAAGATCATGAAAAAGGAAGGCCAATGGGATTTAAAATTAACATCACAGATATTACAATGGTACAATGCCATAAATCCACTAGAACACTGGAAATGGCAGGTATTAAAAGAAGCATTAATTTTCCCTCATCTTTTTGTAGGCATAATGAGCAAATATTATGAAAAAAGAGAAATCAGTTGGCCTGAGGCTAGATATATTGAAAGATTAAAAGGAATGATTAAAATAGAAAAATCTATTGAACCTATTTTGCAAGATTTCGAAAGAATTATTCCTTCATAA
- a CDS encoding exodeoxyribonuclease III: MKIYSWNVNGIRAIKNKGFIEWIGSEQPEVLCLQETKIQEDQISDELKNIEGYYSYFCCAQKKGYSGVAIYTKQKPISVMRGIGIEKFDSEGRILIAEFENFTLFNIYFPNGQKDEDRLNYKMEFYDELLAYCEKLRKKGKKLIICGDYNTAHNVIDLKNPKANEKYSGFLPIERAWMDKFISHGYVDTFRYLHAEEVKYSWWSYRFKAREKNAGWRLDYFFITKDLLSELKEASILNEVIGSDHCPVSIIL; this comes from the coding sequence ATGAAAATTTATTCATGGAATGTAAATGGTATAAGAGCCATAAAAAATAAAGGATTTATTGAATGGATTGGGAGTGAGCAACCAGAGGTTTTATGTTTGCAAGAAACAAAAATTCAAGAGGATCAAATAAGCGATGAGCTTAAAAATATAGAAGGGTATTATTCATATTTTTGTTGTGCGCAGAAGAAAGGTTATAGTGGAGTAGCTATATACACTAAGCAAAAACCAATATCTGTTATGCGAGGGATTGGAATAGAGAAATTTGATAGTGAAGGGCGAATATTAATAGCTGAATTTGAAAATTTCACACTTTTTAATATTTACTTTCCTAATGGTCAAAAGGATGAGGATAGATTAAATTATAAAATGGAATTTTATGATGAATTACTAGCTTACTGTGAAAAGTTAAGAAAAAAAGGAAAAAAGCTAATTATTTGTGGGGATTATAATACCGCTCATAATGTTATTGATCTTAAAAATCCAAAGGCAAATGAAAAATACTCAGGGTTCTTACCTATAGAGCGGGCGTGGATGGATAAATTTATATCTCATGGTTACGTTGATACTTTTAGATATCTTCATGCAGAGGAAGTAAAATATTCTTGGTGGAGTTACAGATTTAAGGCTAGGGAAAAAAATGCAGGGTGGCGTCTTGACTACTTTTTTATAACAAAGGACCTATTAAGCGAGCTGAAGGAAGCCTCTATTTTAAATGAGGTTATAGGATCAGATCATTGCCCTGTGAGCATTATTTTATAG
- a CDS encoding WG repeat-containing protein, with amino-acid sequence MNNENNLYPVKFKKRYGYIDREGNVVIENKFNYAQEFEGDLAIVGIDDKYGFINKAGEFVIEPKYDEVMPFNEGLAAIKVGHKNGYINLSGKLIVEPKYEEANFFIEGRAAVKSGYMWGYIDSEGTEIVPPKYLDANDYSDGLAAVQIGGKIAYIDKDGKIIIDAIYDYANEFYSGIASVCSKGKYGYINKSGEIIIPLRYNVCSEFNEGLAAVEIREKYGYIDNTGDIIIKPKFEWAGKFYEGIAVICENEKYGCIDKSGNITIPTNFEDIDIISEGLIAAQIGDLWGYIDCLGEMIIEPIFEEAYEFTQGIARVEIGKRIGYINKSGEYIWKLQA; translated from the coding sequence ATGAACAATGAGAATAATTTGTATCCTGTAAAATTCAAGAAAAGATATGGGTACATAGATAGGGAAGGCAATGTAGTTATAGAAAATAAATTTAATTATGCTCAGGAGTTTGAAGGTGACTTAGCAATAGTGGGTATAGATGACAAGTATGGCTTTATAAATAAGGCTGGAGAGTTTGTCATAGAACCTAAGTATGATGAAGTTATGCCATTTAACGAAGGGCTTGCAGCAATAAAAGTAGGTCATAAAAATGGGTATATTAATTTAAGCGGAAAACTTATAGTTGAACCTAAATATGAGGAAGCTAATTTCTTTATTGAAGGAAGAGCAGCAGTAAAGAGTGGCTATATGTGGGGATATATAGATAGTGAAGGTACGGAAATAGTACCACCAAAATATTTAGATGCTAATGATTATAGTGATGGATTAGCAGCAGTTCAAATAGGTGGTAAGATAGCATATATAGATAAGGATGGTAAAATTATAATAGATGCAATTTATGATTATGCTAATGAATTTTACAGTGGAATAGCATCAGTTTGTTCTAAGGGAAAGTATGGGTATATAAACAAGAGCGGAGAAATAATTATACCGCTACGATATAATGTTTGCTCTGAGTTCAATGAAGGATTAGCAGCAGTTGAGATAAGAGAAAAATACGGATACATAGATAACACGGGAGACATTATTATAAAACCGAAATTTGAGTGGGCTGGCAAATTTTATGAAGGTATAGCTGTAATTTGTGAAAATGAAAAATATGGTTGTATTGATAAAAGTGGTAATATTACAATACCAACAAATTTTGAAGACATAGATATTATAAGTGAGGGTTTAATAGCTGCTCAAATAGGAGATTTGTGGGGTTACATAGATTGTTTAGGTGAAATGATTATAGAACCAATTTTTGAAGAAGCCTATGAATTTACCCAGGGAATTGCAAGGGTTGAAATAGGTAAAAGGATTGGATATATCAATAAATCAGGAGAATACATTTGGAAATTACAAGCTTAG
- a CDS encoding LysR family transcriptional regulator: MELRQLQYFQMVCQLNSITQAAKKLYVTQPSITNSIKNLEKELSCVLFDRSKKQLFPTVEGKIFLKRVDEILKLVDNATTEMKDYEDLKKGILTIGIPPMIGTFIFPIVFIKFKQLYPNIKLNIIEYGSIETRQMIENGDLDLGLIIGDPGNDILASLPILDSELLVCLKKEHPLRKKSTITFEDIKSEPIILLKEGFYIREKVLNRFREKHIQPNIILSSNHLETVKGLITNGVGISFLLKEIVEDNDKITKIPLCNTIPIKIALVWRKNCCLSTVSKVFIDFLNANPLPVHKNLD, encoded by the coding sequence ATGGAATTAAGACAGTTACAATATTTTCAGATGGTTTGTCAATTAAATAGTATTACACAAGCTGCAAAAAAACTTTACGTAACCCAACCATCCATTACCAATTCCATTAAGAATTTAGAAAAAGAACTGTCCTGTGTACTCTTTGACAGATCTAAAAAGCAACTTTTTCCCACAGTTGAAGGAAAAATTTTTTTAAAGAGAGTAGATGAAATTTTAAAACTAGTAGACAATGCCACTACCGAAATGAAAGATTACGAGGATCTTAAAAAGGGTATACTTACAATAGGCATACCTCCAATGATCGGTACCTTTATATTTCCTATAGTTTTTATTAAATTTAAACAATTATATCCAAATATCAAACTCAATATTATAGAATATGGATCTATTGAAACAAGACAAATGATAGAAAATGGAGACTTGGATTTAGGTCTTATTATAGGTGACCCAGGTAATGATATACTAGCTTCCTTGCCTATTTTAGATAGCGAACTCTTAGTTTGCTTAAAAAAAGAACATCCGCTAAGAAAAAAGTCAACTATTACATTTGAAGATATTAAAAGCGAACCTATTATCTTATTAAAAGAAGGCTTCTACATAAGGGAGAAGGTATTAAATCGTTTTAGAGAAAAACATATTCAGCCTAATATTATTTTATCGTCCAACCACTTAGAAACCGTCAAAGGACTTATTACAAACGGGGTTGGTATATCTTTTTTATTAAAAGAAATTGTTGAAGATAATGATAAAATAACAAAAATTCCATTATGTAATACTATTCCTATAAAAATTGCTCTCGTTTGGAGAAAAAATTGTTGTTTATCCACTGTTTCAAAAGTATTTATAGATTTCTTAAATGCAAACCCCCTACCCGTTCATAAGAATTTAGATTAA
- a CDS encoding CoB--CoM heterodisulfide reductase iron-sulfur subunit B family protein — protein sequence MKYSYYPGCTLKTKAQELEKYALDSAKVLGFELEEQKEWQCCGAVYPMATDEIATKLSAVRSLAAARDKGEKLVTLCAACHHVIKRVNEDMKSKEDIKSKVNNYLDLPKEYEGETQVLHYLEVLRDEIGFDELAKKVTNPLTNRKIGAYYGCLLLRPSSTMNFDDPENPSIIEDFITAIGAIPVIYPYRTECCGGYLCLEQKDLVNKMTDNIIQSAVKNDAEEIVTACPLCKYNLEISNDGAKDKLSITYFTELLAEALGVK from the coding sequence ATGAAGTATAGTTATTATCCAGGTTGTACGTTAAAGACGAAAGCTCAGGAATTAGAAAAGTATGCACTAGATTCTGCAAAAGTCTTGGGGTTTGAGCTAGAAGAGCAAAAAGAGTGGCAATGTTGTGGTGCGGTATATCCAATGGCCACTGATGAAATAGCTACTAAATTATCCGCTGTACGGAGCCTAGCAGCAGCAAGGGATAAAGGTGAAAAGCTAGTCACTTTATGTGCAGCATGTCATCATGTGATTAAAAGAGTAAATGAAGATATGAAAAGCAAAGAGGATATAAAATCAAAGGTTAACAATTATTTAGACTTGCCAAAAGAATACGAGGGTGAGACACAAGTTCTTCATTATCTAGAAGTACTTAGAGATGAAATAGGATTTGATGAACTAGCTAAAAAAGTTACGAATCCTCTTACTAATCGTAAAATTGGTGCATATTATGGTTGTTTGCTCCTTCGTCCAAGTAGTACTATGAATTTTGATGATCCAGAAAATCCTTCTATTATAGAAGATTTTATTACAGCAATAGGAGCTATTCCAGTTATATATCCATATAGAACGGAGTGTTGTGGAGGGTACCTTTGTTTAGAACAGAAGGATCTTGTAAACAAAATGACAGATAATATAATACAATCCGCTGTAAAAAATGATGCAGAAGAAATTGTTACTGCATGCCCCCTTTGTAAATATAACCTAGAAATTAGTAATGATGGGGCAAAAGATAAACTATCTATTACCTATTTCACAGAACTTTTAGCAGAAGCTTTAGGTGTTAAATAA
- a CDS encoding 4Fe-4S dicluster domain-containing protein, protein MKRVKIYSGKRSKELEQILQISGQRIQDCIQCGKCSASCPASEGMDILPHQVIRLLQTGELDKVIESKTIWSCASCFTCSERCPRDIDIANVLEAVRLIVIRRSGENRIKAEDVIKKIDDKMPQQAIASVFRKYNK, encoded by the coding sequence ATGAAAAGAGTGAAAATATATTCAGGCAAAAGATCAAAAGAGTTAGAGCAAATTCTTCAAATTAGTGGGCAGAGGATACAAGATTGCATCCAGTGTGGAAAATGTTCAGCAAGTTGCCCTGCAAGTGAAGGGATGGATATTCTACCTCATCAGGTCATAAGATTACTTCAGACAGGAGAACTAGACAAGGTTATAGAAAGTAAAACGATTTGGTCTTGTGCTTCATGTTTCACATGTTCTGAGCGTTGTCCTAGGGATATAGATATTGCAAACGTTTTAGAGGCAGTGAGACTTATAGTTATTAGGCGTTCAGGAGAAAATAGAATAAAAGCTGAAGATGTTATTAAAAAAATAGATGATAAAATGCCCCAACAGGCAATAGCAAGTGTATTTAGAAAGTACAACAAATAA
- a CDS encoding CoB--CoM heterodisulfide reductase iron-sulfur subunit A family protein has translation MQKIGVFVCWCGSNIAATVDIDKVIEEAQKMPGVVYAKDYQYMCSEVGQNLIKNAIKDQKLDRVVVASCSPRMHEATFRKAAKAAGLNPYLLEVANIREHCSWIHKDKEIGTPKAIALVRAAVAKATLNSELTPGQIDVTKRALVIGGGIAGIQTALDIAEAGYQVDIIEKSPSIGGKMSQLDKTFPTLDCSACILTPKMVDAASHENITLYTYSELEAVKGYVGNFEATINQKARSINMDKCTGCGVCTEKCPSKKAKSEFNEGLRNRGAIYMPFAQAVPNVPVIDREHCIKFKTGKCGICEKVCTAGAVDFSQVDTKITKQYGAIVVSTGYDLISLDKFGEYQYGQHPDVITSLEFERLTNAAGPTAGHLLCPSDQRVPKKVVFIQCVGSRDKTLRGKPYCSKICCMYTAKHAMLLKDHYPDMEAYVFYIDVRTPGKNFEEFQRRAVEEYGVHYIKGMVGKVFPNGENLQVNAIDASTGETVQIDADIVVLAAATKAKDDATTIKRILGISTDTNNFFTEAHPKLRPVETHSAGIFLAGACQGPKDIPETVAQASAAAAKVIGVLSKDKLVNNPCVSEVDESICSGCLACTKICPYDAISSKTIEVKENGNIINKIVASVNEALCQGCGGCTVACRPGAIDLKGFTNKQILAEVDAICR, from the coding sequence TTGCAGAAAATTGGAGTTTTTGTTTGTTGGTGTGGAAGTAATATAGCAGCTACCGTAGACATTGATAAAGTCATAGAAGAAGCACAAAAAATGCCTGGAGTTGTATATGCTAAAGACTATCAATATATGTGTTCCGAAGTAGGTCAGAATTTGATCAAAAATGCGATAAAAGATCAAAAATTAGACAGAGTTGTGGTAGCATCATGTTCACCTAGAATGCATGAGGCAACATTTAGAAAAGCGGCTAAAGCAGCAGGTCTAAACCCATATTTATTAGAAGTTGCTAATATTCGAGAACATTGTTCTTGGATTCATAAGGATAAAGAGATTGGAACGCCTAAAGCCATAGCTCTTGTTAGGGCTGCAGTGGCTAAAGCTACATTAAATAGTGAACTTACACCAGGCCAAATAGATGTAACAAAAAGGGCACTTGTTATTGGTGGAGGAATAGCAGGAATTCAAACGGCTCTTGATATTGCTGAGGCTGGTTATCAAGTTGATATCATTGAGAAGTCACCAAGTATTGGTGGTAAGATGTCTCAACTTGATAAAACATTCCCAACACTCGATTGTTCTGCCTGTATTTTGACACCGAAAATGGTAGATGCCGCATCTCATGAAAATATAACATTATATACATACAGTGAGCTTGAGGCAGTTAAAGGATATGTGGGAAACTTTGAAGCAACCATTAACCAAAAGGCACGAAGTATAAATATGGATAAGTGTACTGGTTGTGGTGTCTGTACTGAAAAATGTCCTTCGAAAAAAGCTAAAAGTGAGTTTAATGAAGGATTAAGAAACAGAGGGGCCATTTATATGCCTTTCGCTCAGGCGGTTCCAAACGTACCTGTTATAGATAGAGAACATTGTATCAAGTTTAAAACAGGAAAATGTGGAATTTGCGAAAAAGTATGTACAGCGGGTGCTGTTGATTTTTCTCAGGTTGATACTAAAATAACAAAACAATATGGTGCTATAGTGGTATCCACAGGTTATGATCTTATAAGTTTAGATAAATTTGGAGAATACCAGTATGGTCAACATCCTGATGTAATAACATCGCTTGAATTTGAGAGATTAACAAATGCTGCAGGTCCAACAGCAGGTCATCTATTATGTCCATCTGACCAAAGAGTGCCTAAAAAAGTAGTGTTTATACAATGTGTTGGATCAAGGGACAAGACCTTAAGGGGTAAACCTTACTGTTCAAAAATTTGTTGTATGTACACAGCAAAACATGCAATGTTACTTAAGGATCATTATCCTGATATGGAAGCCTATGTTTTTTATATTGATGTTCGTACACCAGGAAAAAACTTTGAAGAGTTCCAGAGAAGAGCTGTTGAAGAATATGGTGTTCATTATATTAAAGGAATGGTTGGTAAAGTTTTTCCAAATGGAGAGAATCTTCAAGTTAATGCTATTGATGCTTCGACTGGAGAGACAGTTCAAATTGATGCAGATATAGTAGTGCTCGCTGCGGCAACTAAGGCCAAAGATGATGCAACTACAATTAAAAGAATATTAGGCATAAGTACAGATACAAATAATTTCTTTACAGAGGCGCATCCAAAACTTCGTCCTGTTGAAACTCATTCTGCAGGGATATTTCTAGCAGGAGCATGCCAAGGACCAAAGGATATACCAGAGACAGTAGCACAAGCAAGTGCTGCAGCAGCAAAGGTAATTGGCGTATTAAGTAAGGATAAGTTGGTTAATAATCCTTGTGTTTCAGAAGTAGATGAATCGATTTGTAGTGGATGTCTTGCGTGTACTAAAATATGTCCATATGATGCAATCTCATCAAAAACAATTGAAGTTAAAGAGAATGGAAATATAATTAATAAAATAGTTGCAAGTGTAAATGAAGCACTTTGTCAAGGATGTGGCGGATGTACTGTAGCTTGTCGTCCTGGTGCCATTGATCTTAAAGGATTTACTAATAAACAGATTTTAGCGGAGGTGGATGCAATATGTCGATAG
- a CDS encoding hydrogenase iron-sulfur subunit, translating into MSIEAEKIEGIDKSEFEPLIVAFCCNWCSYAGADLAGTSRLAYPANVKIIRVPCSCRVSENFILRAFQHGADGVVIAGCHPGDCHYTSGNYHTRRRFSILTNLLVFMGIEKERFRVDWISAAEGQKFSSVMNDVLEKVHKLGPNRKLRDERWIR; encoded by the coding sequence ATGTCGATAGAAGCCGAAAAAATCGAGGGGATAGATAAAAGTGAATTTGAACCCTTAATTGTAGCTTTTTGTTGTAACTGGTGTAGTTATGCAGGAGCAGATTTAGCGGGGACAAGCAGATTAGCTTATCCTGCCAATGTTAAAATTATTAGGGTTCCATGCTCATGTAGAGTAAGTGAAAACTTTATACTTCGTGCATTTCAACATGGGGCTGACGGTGTAGTAATTGCCGGTTGTCATCCAGGGGATTGCCATTATACAAGCGGAAACTATCATACAAGACGTCGTTTTTCAATTTTGACAAATTTGCTTGTATTTATGGGGATAGAAAAAGAACGTTTTAGAGTGGATTGGATTTCAGCAGCCGAGGGACAAAAATTTTCAAGCGTTATGAATGACGTATTAGAGAAAGTTCATAAACTTGGCCCTAATAGAAAGTTGAGGGATGAAAGATGGATAAGATAA